A region from the Drosophila ananassae strain 14024-0371.13 chromosome 2L, ASM1763931v2, whole genome shotgun sequence genome encodes:
- the LOC6499327 gene encoding importin subunit alpha-3: MTSLEQNRLQNFKNKGKDQDEMRRRRNEVTVELRKNKREETILKRRNVPNLDSNTDEDEQLPTSINLKKLAQAAADATKPEQQLAAVQAARKLLSSDKNPPINDLIHSDILPILVECLKQHNHTMLQFEAAWALTNIASGTSDQTNQVVAAGAVPLFLQLLNSPAPNVCEQAVWALGNIIGDGPLLRDFVIKHGVVQPLLSFIKPDIPISFLRNVTWVIVNLCRNKDPAPPTATIHEILPALNVLIHHTDTNILVDTVWAISYLTDGGNEQIQMVIESGVVPKLIPLLGNNEVKVQTAALRAVGNIVTGSDEQTQVVLNYDALSYFPALLSHPKEKIRKEAVWFLSNITAGNQSQVQAVINVNLLPKIIENLSKGEFQTQKEAAWAISNLTISGNREQVFTLIKEGVIPPFCDLLSCQDTQVINVVLDGLNNMLKMADVHVETVANLIEECEGLAKIERLQSHENVEIYKLAYEIIDQYFTDDGEQASMAPSSDGTQYNFDPNAEKLPMNSFNF; this comes from the exons ATGACGTCTTTGGAGCAAAATCGCTTACAAAACTTCAAAAACAAAGGAAAGGACCAGGAT GAGATGCGTCGTCGCCGCAATGAGGTTACTGTGGAGCTGCGAAAGAACAAGCGCGAGGAAACTATTCTCAAGCGCCGCAATGTTCCCAATTTGGATTCGAACACAGACGAGGACGAGCAATTGCCCACTTCCATTAATCTGAAGAAGCTTGCCCAGGCTGCCGCAGATGCCACTAAGCCGGAGCAGCAGCTTGCCGCCGTCCAAGCCGCTCGCAAGTTGCTATCCTCCGACAAAAATCCACCTATCAACGATCTGATCCACAGTGACATTCTGCCCATTTTGGTGGAGTGTCTGAAGCAACATAATCACACAATGCTACAATTCGAGGCCGCCTGGGCCCTGACCAACATTGCTTCTGGTACTTCAGATCAGACTAACCAG GTCGTTGCTGCTGGTGCCGTACCGCTCTTCCTTCAACTTCTCAACTCGCCCGCTCCAAATGTTTGCGAACAAGCCGTCTGGGCGCTGGGTAACATAATCGGCGATGGTCCATTGTTGCGAGATTTTGTCATCAAACACGGCGTAGTTCAGCCACTGCTGTCGTTCATCAAGCCGGACATCCCCATTTCGTTCTTGCGCAACGTAACCTGGGTGATTGTCAATCTGTGCCGCAACAAGGACCCCGCTCCTCCGACCGCCACCATTCACGAGATCCTGCCCGCACTTAATGTGCTTATCCACCACACCGACACAAACATCCTGGTGGACACAGTATGGGCGATCAGCTATCTAACTGATGGCGGCAATGAGCAGATTCAGATGGTCATTGAGAGCGGAGTTGTGCCCAAGCTGATACCGCTACTTGGAAATAATGAAGTCAAAGTGCAGACTGCTGCGCTGCGTGCCGTTGGCAATATTGTAACCGGATCCGATGAGCAGACGCAGGTGGTGCTTAACTATGATGCGCTCTCCTACTTCCCGGCCCTGCTCTCGCACCCGAAGGAAAAGATACGCAAGGAAGCTGTCTGGTTCCTGTCCAACATCACCGCCGGCAACCAGTCGCAGGTACAGGCAGTCATCAACGTTAATCTTCTGCCCAAGATCATCGAGAACCTGAGCAAGGGCGAGTTCCAGACACAGAAGGAGGCCGCTTGGGCAATTAGCAACCTTACCATCAGTGGCAACCGCGAACAGGTCTTTACTCTGATCAAGGAGGGCGTCATTCCGCCGTTCTGTGATCTCCTTTCGTGCCAGGATACGCAAGTTATCAAT GTTGTGCTTGATGGTCTAAACAATATGCTCAAAATGGCCGATGTTCATGTTGAGACGGTGGCTAATTTAATCGAGGAATGCGAGGGTCTGGCCAAGATCGAGAGACTTCAAAGCCACGAGAATGTTGAGATTTACAAACTAGCCTATGAAATCATCGATCAGTACTTCACGGATGAT GGTGAACAGGCTAGCATGGCCCCCAGCTCTGACGGAACACAATACAACTTTGATCCGAACGCTGAAAAACTACCAATGAACTCATTCAACTTTTAA
- the LOC6499328 gene encoding mitochondrial pyruvate carrier 2, producing the protein MSSAAVQPPPPVPPPPPPASAAASAGKGIHSKLYNGMIGVADKFVPAKMRPLWLHPAGPKTIFFWAPVFKWGLVIAGLSDLARPADTISVSGCAALAATGIIWSRYSLVIIPKNYSLFAVNLFVGVTQVVQLARAYNYKMEQDKLEKENPKLALTQ; encoded by the exons ATGTCGTCCGCCGCCGTTCAGCCACCGCCTCCCGTTCcacccccaccaccaccagcatcCGCTGCAGCTTCCGCAGGAAAAGGAATTCATTCCAAATTGTACAATGGAATGATTGGAGTTGCTGACAAATTTGTGCCCGCCAAGATGCGTCCACTCTGGCTACATCCAGCTG GGCCCAAGACCATCTTCTTTTGGGCACCCGTCTTCAAATGG GGTCTTGTCATTGCAGGATTAAGTGACTTGGCCCGTCCGGCCGACACAATCTCCGTGTCCGGATGCGCCGCTCTGGCTGCCACGGGCATCATCTGGTCTCGCTACTCCCTGGTGATCATACCCAAAAACTACAGCCTTTTTGCCGTGAATCTCTTCGTGGGCGTCACCCAGGTGGTGCAGCTGGCACGAGCCTACAACTACAAGATGGAGCAGGATAAGCTGGAGAAGGAGAACCCCAAGCTGGCACTGACCCAGTAG
- the LOC6501254 gene encoding protein Son: protein MTENTEHAAAVENPRITESNLDPKPPEQEPVASEIVPSVKVKCERPDAEVEAKLRALNAKYKADALAASHRNSKDQEDESEDSEASSAEDKKAIMPVKSSNEILAELFGVFNAAPPEELLDDKNLLKKKKVKKEKKEKKSKRKKAPKSDGECSDANSAEGKHKHKRKKHKHKHKDSKDKDKVRDREKSKEKITLAGARITADTATTTGKDKVKSESRKRSATEARSHSNSHSLVKKERHERNRDREKEKGQDHDREREQGRERDRSGNSFYNGHRDTEQSRDNEAESKSRQSREVSDVSLSDEESFLREKANNGRRRPHHNPFYDVKEEPRSETKVVPKQEPQQSKRRVRDHDSRRQRRSRSRTRSRSRDLGIDKKRLLEIARKNAINMFKRGTLPGVANMAPEVKDKVLVKMRYGGRSVQDLTDFCKKISNGDGLSDLSSDEDSDVDKNGNAKAFHHPFQLKEREPIVMHIRNATPLTPAAPRSEDQTKAITMQFPVSSGQTHRMNEAWVPVEPKGALAPLPSLPPAKQSTNIFKETQKNVFAKSIPSQDQQEPAFKAMGGPGVRPAVPSAQEPVPPPVPVPVDTAPPAIVAPFVPEVPIPSATPTPAPNDSIFPEVAPPSMDVGSIITQRLSAIRRLQDNPSDSEALKMMYVAQCNMSSWASSKHLPGQFTGSTGAQVMKAHELNSGPQLWVRKDQLTSTKPVTGGMGMALLQKMGWKPGEGLGRSKTGSLQPLLLDVKLDKRGLVSRDDLKAPQSRQPPVQRRNKNPPAPIGVPGPPGMRMGGGGGATAGPPTGTCPPLITHDKHPVCVLNELTSKNKWTPPHYTLRENTGPPHSRTFLFSVEINGQTYTPDRGCNNKKEAKLNAAKLCLCALGILPPS, encoded by the exons ATGACGGAGAACACAGAGCACGCCGCTGCGGTGGAAAACCCTCGAATAACCGAGTCGAATCTGGACCCAAAGCCTCCGGAGCAGGAACCAGTGGCCTCGGAGATTGTCCCATCCGTTAAGGTGAAATGCGAGCGACCAGACGCGGAGGTGGAGGCAAAACTTCGGGCCCTAAATGCCAAGTATAAGGCAGATGCCCTGGCTGCGTCGCACAGAAACAGCAAAGATCAGGAAGATGAGTCGGAAGATAGCGAGGCCTCCTCTGCAGAGGATAAGAAGGCTATAATGCCCGTTAAGTCGTCCAACGAGATCCTCGCCGAGCTATTCGGCGTTTTTAACGCTGCCCCGCCTGAAGAGCTGCTGGACGACAAGAATCTTCTCAAGAAGAAAAAAGTCAAAAAGGAGAAAAAGGAGAAGAAAAGCAAAAGGAAGAAGGCTCCTAAATCGGATGGCGAGTGCAGTGACGCTAACTCCGCTGAGGGAAAACACAAGCACAAGCGAAAGAAGCACAAGCACAAACACAAAGACAGCAAGGACAAGGATAAAGTTCGAGATCGGGAAAAGTCGAAGGAGAAAATAACATTGGCGGGTGCTAGGATAACTGCCGATACTGCTACAACGACAGGGAAGGATAAAGTAAAGTCTGAAAGCAGAAAGAGATCTGCCACCGAGGCGAGGAGTCACTCGAATTCCCATTCGCTTGTAAAAAAGGAGAGGCACGAAAGGAACAGGGACCGGGAAAAAGAAAAGGGTCAGGATCATGATCGAGAGAGGGAACAAGGCCGAGAACGGGACCGTTCCGGCAACAGCTTCTATAATGGCCATCGTGATACGGAGCAATCCAGAGACAATGAAGCCGagtccaagtcccgtcagtcaCGCGAGGTTTCGGACGTCTCATTATCCGACGAGGAGTCTTTCCTGCGGGAAAAGGCTAATAATGGTCGCCGCCGGCCTCATCACAATCCCTTCTATGATGTTAAAGAAGAGCCTAGATCAGAAACGAAAGTAGTGCCCAAGCAAGAGCCGCAGCAGAGCAAGCGGAGAGTGCGAGACCATGATTCCCGGAGGCAGCGAAGGTCAAGGTCCCGTACACGATCTCGGTCGCGAGATTTGGGTATCGACAAAAAACGTTTATTGGAGATCGCCCGCAAAAACGCGATCAATATGTTTAAAAGGGGAACGCTGCCCGGGGTTGCGAACATGGCACCTGAGGTCAAGGATAAGGTGTTGGTGAAAATGCGTTACGGCGGGAGGAGCGTTCAAGATTTAACTGATTTCTGTAAAAAAATCTCTAACGGGGACGGTCTCTCCGACCTAAGCTCGGACGAGGATTCGGACGTggataaaaatggaaatgcgAAGGCCTTCCATCATCCATTCCAGTTAAAGGAACGGGAACCCATTGTGATGCACATCCGCAACGCCACGCCTCTGACGCCAGCCGCACCACGGAGTGAGGATCAAACGAAGGCCATAACTATGCAGTTTCCGGTTTCATCGGGACAAACGCATCGCATGAACGAGGCGTGGGTGCCGGTGGAGCCCAAGGGTGCGCTGGCGCCACTTCCTTCTCTTCCACCCGCAAAGCAATccacaaatattttcaaagaaaCGCAAAAGAATGTGTTTGCCAAGTCCATCCCCTCCCAGGATCAGCAAGAACCAGCCTTTAAAGCGATGGGGGGACCCGGTGTAAGACCCGCCGTTCCATCTGCTCAAGAACCCGTCCCGCCTCCTGTTCCGGTTCCAGTCGATACTGCACCGCCGGCAATTGTGGCACCATTTGTTCCTGAGGTACCCATACCATCGGCAACACCAACACCTGCGCCAAATGACTCGATATTTCCGGAGGTGGCACCGCCCTCCATGGATGTGGGTAGCATCATTACCCAGCGTCTCAGTGCCATTCGTCGACTGCAG GACAATCCATCTGACTCAGAAGCTTTAAAAATGATGTACGTCGCTCAGTGTAATATGTCATCGTGGGCGAGTTCGAAGCACTTGCCTGGTCAGTTTACCGGCAGCACTGGAGCTCAGGTGATGAAGGCCCATGAACTGAACAGCGGTCCTCAGCTGTGGGTGCGCAAAGATCAATTGACTTCTACTAAACCGGTGACCGGTGGCATGGGTATGGCGTTGCTGCAAAAAATGGGTTGGAAGCCTGGCGAGGGCCTGGGGAGAAGCAAAACAGGATCTCTGCAGCCCCTCCTTCTGGATGTAAAGCTGGATAAACGAGGCCTGGTGTCTCGAGATGACCTCAAGGCCCCTCAGTCGCGACAGCCACCTGTCCAGCGTCGAAACAAGAACCCACCCGCTCCCATCGGAGTACCCGGCCCACCGGGAATGAGAatgggaggaggaggaggagccacGGCAGGGCCGCCAACGGGGACATGTCCTCCATTGATCACACACGACAAGCATCCGGTGTGTGTGCTGAACGAATTGACATCAAAGAATAAATGGACGCCACCGCATTACACGCTTCGCGAGAATACTGGTCCGCCTCACAGCCGGACGTTCCTTTTCTCGGTGGAGATTAATGGACAGACTTATACGCCGGACCGGGGCTGCAATAACAAGAAGGAAGCGAAGCTAAACGCCGCCAAACTTTGTCTCTGCGCCTTAGGCATTCTGCCGCCAAGTTAG
- the LOC6499330 gene encoding U6 snRNA phosphodiesterase, with amino-acid sequence MALVDYGDSSSSTSEAEDLSSNIPATVPLKRFALPTAEALLGSKKHKPEEVVDDPAQHGGRIRSFKHERGNWATYIYVPAGACAEQLEDFQAEAIAKLAPQVELTANESLHLSLSRTVVLQHHQIDEFSRSLKTALHSCTGFSASLNGLRIYTNDESTRTFVAVQLDAAFRDKASMLLNPIDSVMLEYRLPPFYDPPSFHVSLLWCVGDQTKVLTEKLEELQELLADQDTLPLPVTDVHLKCGNRDFSYILK; translated from the exons atggcTCTTGTTGACTATGGAGATAGCAGCTCCTCCACCTCAGAAGCCGAGGACCTCTCAAGCAACATCCCAGCAACGGTCCCACTGAAAAG ATTTGCTTTGCCCACAGCTGAAGCGCTTTTGGGTTCCAAAAAACACAAGCCGGAAGAGGTAGTTGATGATCCTGCCCAGCACGGTGGACGGATCCGTAGTTTTAAGCACGAACGAGGCAACTGGGCCACCTACATCTATGTGCCGGCTGGGGCCTGTGCGGAACAGCTTGAGGATTTCCAGGCCGAAGCCATTGCCAAATTAGCGCCCCAAGTCGAGTTGACAGCCAACGAGTCGTTGCATCTTAGTCTTAGCCGGACTGTAGTGCTTCAGCATCACCAGATAGATGAGTTCTCGAGATCACTAAAGACTGCTCTTCACAGCTGCACTGG CTTTTCAGCCAGCCTGAATGGCCTTCGGATATACACGAATGATGAGTCCACCAGAACTTTTGTTGCCGTCCAACTGGACGCGGCCTTCAGGGACAAGGCATCGATGCTCCTCAATCCCATCGACTCAGTGATGCTGGAATACAGGTTACCTCCATTCTATGACCCGCCATCTTTCCACGTTAGTCTGCTTTGGTGCGTGGGCGATCAGACAAAAGTTCTTACCGAAAAGTTGGAAGAACTGCAAGAGTTGCTTGCCGATCAGGACACCCTACCACTGCCTGTCACTGATGTCCATTTGAAATGTGGCAATAGGGACTTTTCCTATATTTTGAAATAG
- the LOC6501255 gene encoding zinc finger protein 2, which yields METCRTCAISMFVCDFENGSNNFLDLYHPNCWPSEMAQIRLQFVNWNLEISPNDGLPQKICSDCFAKFCSINAFRVVCQEAQSKLSNIYDKIDANSLEEDDQEDASSDQVQDVEGTGAGTPTTMVSAETPPNTAIDPIEIFVDEEQELQLDLEEPTSPQLAISYTCKFCLRPQESYQLQQMLLEHINTSHDPEQPYNCPECDACFQDAASRTVHLKSCHVEKQHTCEVCGKKYGDRHNLRHHVEKYHTETDFECGLCEKRFLTRKSLNYHMKWHNPERQLKCRQSGCERLFINQRHLKCHEATHLGASSRKSEHCSFCGKTFIHLKTLRWHIYRQHGGVRYPESKYMAVLRLSHRPGMPVIANNKRVLQQKRERQYSGLFQCGSCTQRFNMKSALERHSAVHSEKDRPHACPQCSKRFKRVQDMKWHIKTHEKEKPNVCDVCGKSFALKYVLNQHRRSHEVLEKNFKCSTCGRAYLFEKSLRLHQRVHTGKTYYKCDLCQERFVTHIKLKTHMQKTHTSQPPAEDTLDDLINIVIS from the exons ATGGAAACGTGTCGCACCTGTGCGATTTCCATGTTTGTCTGCGATTTCGAAAATGGCAGCAACAATTTCTTGGATCTCTATCATCCCAATTGCTGGCCCAGCGAGATGGCCCAGATACGACTGCAGTTTGTTAACTGGAATCTTGAG ATCTCACCAAACGACGGTCTACCCCAAAAGATCTGCAGCGATTGCTTTGCCAAATTTTGCTCCATAAACGCCTTTCGAGTGGTCTGCCAGGAGGCACAGTCGAAGTTGTCGAATATTTACGACAAGATCGATGCCAACAGCCTCGAGGAGGATGATCAGGAAGATGCTTCTTCAGACCAAGTGCAAGATGTTGAGGGAACAGGAGCAGGCACACCAACAACGATGGTTTCAGCCGAAACTCCACCAAACACTGCCATTGATCCCATAGAGATTTTTGTGGacgaggagcaggagctgcagcTTGACCTCGAGGAACCCACTAGCCCGCAGCTGGCCATTAGTTACACCTGCAAGTTCTGTCTGCGGCCCCAGGAGAGCTACCAGCTACAGCAGATGCTGCTGGAGCACATCAACACTAGCCACGACCCGGAGCAGCCGTACAATTGTCCAGAATGCGATGCCTGTTTCCAGGATGCGGCATCACGCACCGTACACCTGAAGAGCTGCCACGTGGAGAAGCAGCATACCTGTGAGGTGTGCGGCAAGAAGTACGGGGATCGGCACAACCTCCGGCACCATGTCGAGAAATATCACACGGAGACGGACTTCGAATGTGGCCTCTGCGAGAAGCGCTTCCTCACCCGCAAAAGCCTCAACTACCATATGAAGTGGCACAACCCGGAACGCCAGCTCAAATGCCGCCAAAGTGGATGCGAGAGGCTGTTCATCAATCAGCGTCATCTGAAATGCCACGAAGCTACTCACCTCGGAGCAAGCTCCCGGAAGAGTGAGCATTGTAGCTTTTGTGGAAAGA CCTTTATTCATCTGAAGACTCTTCGATGGCACATCTACCGACAGCATGGAGGAGTGCGATACCCTGAGAGTAAGTATATGGCC GTGCTACGGCTGAGTCATCGACCTGGCATGCCGGTGATTGCCAACAACAAGCGCGTCCTGCAGCAGAAGCGAGAGCGCCAATACTCCGGACTCTTCCAGTGCGGCAGTTGCACGCAGAGGTTCAACATGAAGTCGGCGCTGGAACGGCACTCTGCCGTCCATTCGGAGAAGGACCGCCCGCACGCCTGTCCCCAGTGCTCCAAGCGATTTAAACGTGTCCAGGACATGAAGTGGCACATCAAGACGCACGAGAAGGAGAAGCCAAACGTGTGTGATGTATGCGGCAAATCCTTTGCGCTGAAGTACGTGCTAAACCAGCATCGACGCAGCCACGAGG TCTTGGAAAAGAACTTTAAGTGCAGCACTTGCGGAAGAGCCTATTTGTTTGAAAAGTCCTTGCGACTCCATCAAAGGGTCCACACCGGAAAAACCTACTATAAGTGCGATCTCTGCCAGGAACGCTTTGTCACGCACATCAAGCTTAAaa CTCACATGCAAAAGACACACACCTCTCAGCCACCCGCTGAGGACACTCTGGATGATCTGATAAACATTGTGATTTCCTAA
- the LOC6501253 gene encoding dynein regulatory complex protein 11 — translation MSSTYFNDIWHTAQHECELLSTIDYERQHQELDTTVATLGSVAAEADAKALLQASLYEFYLRYICLSNRLEDVYDNMIQPQKRQLVRKLLDACLGRVIELKHDLVNIDLMEFSYNDDVVERLRLTPMDTELRVPRYFLRERQQELEFRKKTMQEILVKLGWLEENEMEETITTEIEAIRMLQMHERARQGRLRAHFMKEIRILKEKGKSEERSEKERSDSGLLAAMKIQKMWRGHTARRITRRRKMEEMILIGMLPPPPAVLKERAEKLEKLQHNEKRYQAQALYGEQFEERQRVVQEEIRTKHGASMKEDIADEIRGWVKDCYDKTGKLPDFPSEDQGGSLHIFSRPGTESEHSRSSARSSKESRKTKDKSKSPARSGDLNVNEAQEEDMSYQPAPSVCLPDIRAEIDLFNDTWRDKDEAGVLSQAAYEDMIYSDKYQEVELEFRRAVDDVMRQEIELLQTAVGKKVKKSSKKTRRSGKKSKKKKEKDLTPDRTTESLYEELVTNGIIRKYPELKLKQFLGDKALTARNGTNPSPGDIRQILTEYCIIPLGSETIHNCTPLIRSVLLAGPKGSGKKALLHAICTEVGAVLFDLTPANIVGKYPGKSGLIMLIHLVLKVSRLLQPAVIYMGDAERPFMKKIPKTDRTDPKRLKKDLPKLIKNIAPEDRVLFVGTSNLPWEADQKLLQSVYNRFIYIPRPDYGAMSHAWKSLLHQYSGGISNLDTSVMAKISDGYTIGSIDACIKEVMTCKRKLQLRTQPLTNAELINVLCSRDPVYREEEEAFESWWSKTPLGRRRQRFLELEEERLIEEQAQAAKQGNGNKKKGQN, via the exons ATGTCCAGCACGTACTTCAATGATATTTGGCATACAGCCCAACATGAGTGCGAGCTGCTCTCAACTATTGACTATGAAAGGCAGCATCAGGAGTTGGACACGACAGTGGCCACTTTGGGCTCCGTCGCCGCCGAAGCAGATGCGAAGGCCCTGCTGCAAGCGAGTCTGTACGAGTTCTATCTGCGCTACATCTGCCTCAGCAACCGACTGGAGGATGTTTACGACAAT ATGATCCAACCGCAGAAGCGCCAGTTGGTGCGAAAGCTGCTAGACGCCTGTCTGGGTCGTGTGATTGAGCTGAAGCACGATCTGGTAAACATTGACTTAATGGAGTTCAGCTACAATGACGACGTGGTGGAGCGGTTGCGGCTAACGCCCATGGATACAGAGTTACGGGTTCCCCGATATTTCCTGCGCGAGCGGCAGCAGGAACTGGAGTTTCGAAAGAAAACTATGCAGGAGATTCTCGTGAAACTCGGCTGGTTGGAGGAGAATGAAATGGAGGAGACGATCACCACAGAAATCGAAGCCATTCGGATGCTTCAGATGCATGAGAGAGCCCGACAGGGACGCTTGCGGGCCCATTTCATGAAAGAGATCCGAATTCTTAAAGAGAAAGGCAAGTCCGAGGAGCGAAGCGAAAAGGAGCGCAGTGACTCCGGACTGCTGGCTGCCATGAAGATCCAGAAGATGTGGAGAGGCCACACAGCCCGTCGGATCACCCGGCGTCGCAAGATGGAAGAGATGATCTTAATCGGCATGCTGCCACCCCCGCCAGCAGTGCTTAAGGAGCGGGCAGAAAAGTTGGAGAAGCTACAGCACAATGAGAAGCGTTACCAGGCCCAGGCCCTCTACGGGGAGCAATTCGAAGAACGGCAGCGAGTGGTTCAGGAGGAGATCCGTACCAAGCATGGCGCCAGCATGAAGGAAGACATCGCTGACGAGATACGTGGCTGGGTGAAGGACTGCTACGATAAAACTGGCAAGCTGCCCGACTTTCCCTCTGAGGACCAAGGGGGATCCTTGCATATTTTCAGCCGGCCGGGCACGGAGAGCGAGCACAGCAGGTCGTCGGCTCGGTCCTCCAAGGAGTCACGCAAGACCAAGGACAAATCCAAGTCACCGGCACGTAGCGGTGATCTCAATGTCAATGAAGCCCAAGAAGAGGATATGAGCTATCAGCCTGCACCCTCCGTCTGCCTGCCAGACATCCGTGCGGAGATCGACCT TTTTAACGACACCTGGCGCGACAAGGACGAGGCGGGTGTGTTGAGCCAGGCAGCTTACGAGGATATGATATACAGCGACAAATACCAAGAGGTGGAGCTTGAGTTCCGACGCGCCGTTGACGATGTTATGCGGCAGGAGATCGAGCTGCTTCAAACGGCTGTTGGGAAAAAGGTAAAGAAGAGCAGCAAGAAGACCCGTCGCTCTGGGAAGAAGAGCAAAAAGAAGAAGGAGAAGGATCTTACCCCAGACCGCACTACCGAGTCTCTCTACGAGGAGCTGGTCACAAATGGAATTATCAGAAAGTATCCCGAGTTGAAGTTGAAGCAATTTCTCGGAGATAAGGCTCTGACTGCCCGAAATGGAACAAATCCCTCTCCTGGCGACATTCGGCAGATCCTCACGGAATACTGCATTATACCACTCGGCTCTGAGACCATTCACAACTGCACACCGCTGATTCGATCCGTTTTGCTGGCCGGTCCCAAAGGATCGGGAAAGAAGGCTCTCCTGCACGCCATTTGTACGGAGGTTGGAGCTGTACTGTTCGATTTAACTCCTGCGAATATAGTTGGAAAATATCCGGGAAAATCAGGCCTTATAATGCTCATTCATCTGGTCCTAAAGGTGTCCCGGTTGCTTCAGCCAGCGGTCATTTACATGGGAGATGCGGAGCGTCCTTTCATGAAAAAGATTCCAAAGACGGACCGAACAGATCCCAAGCGATTAAAAAAGGATCTGCCCAAGCTTATAAAGAATATTGCACCAGAAGATCGCGTTCTCTTTGTTGGAACCTCAAATCTGCCGTGGGAAGCTGACCAGAAGCTCCTGCAGTCGGTCTACAATCGGTTTATATATATTCCACGTCCGGATTACGGGGCCATGTCCCATGCTTGGAAATCATTGCTTCA CCAATATTCTGGGGGTATCTCCAACCTGGACACCAGTGTCATGGCCAAAATTTCCGATGGTTATACCATTGGATCTATTGACGCTTGTATTAAGGAAGTGATGACCTGCAAGCGAAAATTGCAATTGCGAACTCAGCCCCTGACAAATGCCGAACTTATCAATGTTTTGTG cTCTCGGGATCCGGTCTATCGCGAAGAAGAGGAGGCTTTTGAGTCCTGGTGGTCCAAGACACCGCTGGGACGTCGTCGCCAGCGATTCCTGGAATTGGAAGAGGAGCGTCTAATAGAGGAACAGGCACAGGCGGCTAAACAGGGCAatggaaacaaaaagaaaggaCAGAACTAA
- the LOC6499329 gene encoding mitochondrial pyruvate carrier 2 has protein sequence MSTGPTPPPSKALSSAGKGLHSRAYNGLIGACDKFVPAKFRPLWMHPAGPKTIFFWAPLVKWSLVIAGLSDLTRPADKISPNGCLALGATNLIWTRYALVIIPKNYSLFAVNLFVSLTQLFQLGRAYNYKWEQSKLEKAKEQPAVEASLK, from the exons ATGTCGACCGGACCCACTCCCCCACCTTCCAAGGCACTATCTTCCGCCGGAAAAGGACTTCACTCTAGGGCGTATAATGGCCTGATTGGAGCCTGCGATAAATTCGTGCCTGCCAAGTTTCGGCCCTTATGGATGCATCCAGCTG GACCAAAAACCATATTCTTCTGGGCACCCCTCGTCAAATGG AGTCTTGTTATTGCCGGTCTCAGTGATCTAACCCGTCCTGCGGATAAGATTTCGCCCAACGGATGCTTGGCTCTTGGCGCAACGAATCTTATTTGGACGCGATATGCCTTAGTGATTATTCCAAAGAATTACAGTCTATTTGCTGTTAACCTTTTCGTGAGTCTCACCCAGCTCTTTCAACTGGGACGCGCCTACAACTACAAGTGGGAGCAGTCCAAATTGGAGAAGGCGAAGGAGCAGCCAGCAGTCGAAGCTAGTCTTAAATAA